TTCTCCTATTACGGGATGAAAGCGCTCCTTGTCTACTATATGATGAAGCACCTTCTTTTCAGCCAGGAGCAAGCTTCTCACATATACGGGCTTTATACGGGCTTTGTTTATTTCACGCCTTTTTTCGGAGGACTGCTTGCAGACAGGGTTCTGGGGCAGCGCAGGACAGTCGTGCTCGGGGCAGTCCTCATGGCCATCGGTCACTTCCTTATGGCTCTTGACCGCTTGTTTTTCCCAGCCCTGATTTTTCTGATTCTCGGCAATGGCGCTTTCAAGCCGAATATTTCCACCCAGGTCGGCGCTCTCTATCGCCCCGGGGATCACAGGCGCGACCGGGCCTTCAGCATTTTCTATCTTGGCATCAATCTCGGGGCGTTGTTGTCACCTCTCGTGTGCGGAACTCTCGGCGAGCTGTACGGATGGCATTACGGGTTTGCTGCTGCCGGTGTGGGTATGCTCATCGGACTTGCGATCTACCTCGCAGGTCAGAAGCACCTCGCACCGGACTATCTCACGGAGCGAAAGGCAGGAGGCGCTTCCGGGAAAGAGCGCCTGAATAGTGATGAGCGAAGCAAAATAGCCGGCCTGCTCGTGCTGATGGTATTTGCGATCGTTTTCTGGGGAGTCTATGAGCAGCAAGGTAATACGCTGGCACTGTGGGTAGACGTCAATACAGACCGCTATATTCTGGGATGGGAGATGCCCGCATCCTGGTTTCAGGCGTTCAACCCGGCCATGATCATTCTCTTCACGCCTGCCATCACCAGTGTCTGGTTGTGGCAATCCAGGCGGGGCAAAGAACCTTCGAGCGTATCCAAAATGGCAGCAGGATGCATGTTGCTGGGCGTTTCCTTTCTCGTCATGGTCATTGCCGCGCACCTCGGAACAGAGCAGAAAAAGGTGAGTATATGGTGGCTGACCACATGTACGGCTATCTTCACGGTCGGCGAACTTTTTCTGTCCCCCGTGGGCCTTTCATTGGTGACGAAGCTTGCGCCGGCGCGCATGGTT
This genomic interval from Syntrophorhabdales bacterium contains the following:
- a CDS encoding peptide MFS transporter, producing the protein MNVSRSALALGRGGFLDADSRSIPPGFFSSSLTGSHPKGLYFLFFTEMWERFSYYGMKALLVYYMMKHLLFSQEQASHIYGLYTGFVYFTPFFGGLLADRVLGQRRTVVLGAVLMAIGHFLMALDRLFFPALIFLILGNGAFKPNISTQVGALYRPGDHRRDRAFSIFYLGINLGALLSPLVCGTLGELYGWHYGFAAAGVGMLIGLAIYLAGQKHLAPDYLTERKAGGASGKERLNSDERSKIAGLLVLMVFAIVFWGVYEQQGNTLALWVDVNTDRYILGWEMPASWFQAFNPAMIILFTPAITSVWLWQSRRGKEPSSVSKMAAGCMLLGVSFLVMVIAAHLGTEQKKVSIWWLTTCTAIFTVGELFLSPVGLSLVTKLAPARMVSMLMGIWFLSSFGGNYLAGYLGTFWERMSKESFFLMLSVLALAAGLGMLAVLRPLKKAIGHGVTKGVDV